The following are encoded together in the Arcticibacterium luteifluviistationis genome:
- a CDS encoding lasso peptide biosynthesis B2 protein has translation MKDWWKKLNKLALLPKEEKKAFYHVTWNMLQITIALKLLNFPSFKKFYRSISKKTTGNISEKKYIQAIKRFSSIKPKLFSCLPQALCFKKQFQDSKLIIGVQASNTVNLDAHAWVERKGEFLIGEIPNFDYLPLWIWE, from the coding sequence ATGAAGGACTGGTGGAAAAAACTAAATAAACTAGCCTTACTTCCTAAAGAAGAAAAAAAAGCATTTTACCATGTAACATGGAACATGCTTCAAATTACAATTGCCCTAAAGCTCTTGAATTTCCCTAGCTTCAAGAAGTTCTACCGTTCTATTTCTAAAAAAACAACTGGTAATATTTCTGAGAAAAAATATATACAGGCTATTAAACGTTTTTCAAGCATCAAACCAAAACTCTTTAGTTGCCTACCGCAGGCCTTGTGCTTTAAAAAGCAATTTCAAGACAGCAAATTGATAATTGGAGTTCAAGCAAGCAATACAGTTAATCTAGATGCCCATGCTTGGGTAGAAAGAAAAGGGGAGTTTCTTATTGGAGAAATCCCTAACTTTGATTACCTCCCGCTTTGGATATGGGAATAA
- a CDS encoding PqqD family protein, giving the protein METTYKLSDKQVSTSLSGESVILNHEKGSYYTLNEVGTFVWKTLETKEATEAELITGILENFDVVKEECTADLNTLLDDLINEGLVEKTK; this is encoded by the coding sequence ATGGAAACAACCTATAAATTAAGCGACAAGCAAGTATCTACTTCTCTATCTGGAGAATCTGTAATTCTTAACCACGAAAAAGGAAGTTACTATACCCTTAATGAGGTCGGTACTTTTGTTTGGAAAACATTAGAGACTAAAGAGGCGACCGAAGCCGAATTAATCACAGGAATTTTGGAAAATTTTGATGTGGTGAAGGAAGAGTGCACCGCTGATTTGAACACCTTACTAGACGACCTAATCAATGAAGGACTGGTGGAAAAAACTAAATAA
- a CDS encoding RNA polymerase sigma factor — MNTEKAFVETIKQNEGLIYKVTAVYGNHAEDKKDLYQEIVLQLWKAFEKFRNQSQVSTWLYRVALNTAITRLRKDKKEGQMVTFDAGIHGLEDSYDPILEERSKNLYSHIAMLNDIEKAVVLLYLEDKSHQEIAQITGLTASNVGTRMARIKEKLKKGITKG; from the coding sequence TTGAATACAGAAAAAGCATTTGTGGAAACTATAAAACAAAATGAGGGCCTCATTTATAAGGTGACTGCTGTTTATGGAAACCATGCGGAAGATAAAAAAGACCTATACCAAGAAATAGTGCTACAGCTATGGAAGGCATTTGAGAAGTTTAGGAATCAGTCGCAAGTTTCTACATGGTTATATAGGGTGGCACTTAATACGGCCATCACTAGGCTAAGAAAAGATAAAAAAGAGGGGCAAATGGTGACTTTTGATGCAGGAATTCATGGCTTAGAAGACTCTTATGACCCAATCTTGGAGGAACGAAGCAAGAATCTTTACAGTCATATAGCTATGCTTAATGATATAGAAAAGGCCGTGGTCTTATTGTATTTGGAAGATAAAAGCCATCAAGAGATAGCTCAGATTACAGGCCTAACAGCCAGTAATGTAGGAACTAGAATGGCAAGAATTAAAGAGAAACTTAAGAAGGGAATTACTAAAGGATAG
- a CDS encoding DUF6970 domain-containing protein, with protein MKKYLLLLPLLSFSCEKLTVENELITDPIMTSCLGEKVEAFSKEQTCETNVSIKSYLFQEDLVVVFDPGNCGADMAAEVFALNCERLGLLGGITGNTEINGEDFSNAVFQETVWEK; from the coding sequence ATGAAAAAGTACCTATTATTATTACCCTTACTTAGTTTTAGCTGTGAAAAGTTGACCGTAGAAAATGAGCTAATTACAGATCCAATAATGACAAGCTGTTTAGGAGAGAAAGTTGAGGCGTTTTCTAAAGAGCAAACCTGTGAGACTAATGTTAGTATAAAGTCATACCTTTTTCAAGAGGATCTAGTAGTAGTTTTTGACCCAGGAAACTGTGGGGCAGACATGGCGGCAGAGGTTTTTGCCTTAAACTGTGAACGCCTGGGTCTTTTGGGAGGGATAACTGGTAATACCGAAATTAACGGCGAAGATTTCTCCAATGCTGTTTTTCAAGAAACGGTTTGGGAAAAGTAA
- a CDS encoding serine kinase — translation MNYLAFGLHIKSDLDFSDMLQTSSHENDVNIEKSIIPEEDFEFTNVFRKGVQASIAFKDNAVILNWDGIVRCQISAGKELLYQQLGDDEQTLKLFLLSEAIGILLLQRNIFLLHGSAVLLNNKAHVFVGEPGAGKSTTAAAFWKNNQTILTDDLVAIDIHGDTPKVIPAFPQFKIWENTVSGLSIDDALLRPSFEGIKKYLVTQDFDSFPTEPCELKSINILTLDGNQEELNMLNVPIELLRHFPLPHQILRGLVHATHFKSAVNLSLKVKIVRLNRPEGFEALSNFVQNMTAEYETK, via the coding sequence TTGAATTACTTAGCCTTTGGACTCCATATAAAATCTGACCTAGACTTTTCGGATATGCTTCAAACTAGCAGTCATGAAAATGATGTTAATATTGAAAAATCCATTATACCTGAAGAAGATTTTGAGTTTACCAATGTGTTTAGAAAAGGGGTTCAAGCTTCTATAGCTTTTAAAGACAATGCTGTCATTTTAAACTGGGATGGCATAGTGAGGTGCCAAATTAGTGCAGGAAAAGAGCTCCTTTACCAACAGCTAGGTGATGACGAACAAACTCTGAAATTATTTCTATTAAGCGAAGCTATTGGTATTCTACTATTGCAACGAAACATCTTTCTGCTTCATGGCAGTGCTGTACTGCTAAACAATAAAGCTCATGTTTTTGTAGGAGAACCAGGAGCAGGAAAATCAACCACAGCGGCCGCTTTTTGGAAAAACAATCAAACTATCCTGACTGATGATTTAGTAGCAATTGACATACATGGAGATACGCCTAAAGTAATTCCGGCTTTCCCTCAGTTTAAAATTTGGGAAAATACCGTTTCAGGATTAAGTATAGACGACGCTTTACTTCGCCCCTCTTTTGAAGGAATTAAAAAATACCTTGTCACCCAAGATTTTGATAGTTTCCCTACCGAGCCATGCGAATTGAAAAGTATCAACATACTTACGCTAGACGGCAATCAAGAAGAGCTTAATATGCTTAACGTTCCGATAGAGTTATTAAGACACTTTCCGCTGCCACATCAAATATTAAGAGGCCTCGTTCATGCCACACATTTTAAGTCTGCAGTTAATTTATCGCTAAAAGTCAAAATTGTTAGGCTGAATAGACCCGAAGGCTTTGAAGCTTTAAGTAATTTTGTTCAAAATATGACCGCTGAATATGAAACCAAATAA
- a CDS encoding nucleotidyltransferase domain-containing protein has protein sequence MKPNNEVSAFLNIINVYFHPEKSLNPDLFKKVNWNKFQKALEFHAIRPIVYETFKSSQIEVPKEVLANLEAFSTAQAVAHLSNSIELKRLQLVFKKEAIKMIPFKGVVFQDALYSKGLREAGDIDILVSKNDLEKTLKLLWNDNYRFTLPHSFVTIEDYIHLFDSAHEQCETPLIKNNSHIDLHWNIHHSFLPYNLAPNFIQNLTTDSDRIFWTLLVHHGAKEFWLRLKHLIDLASFVETYGESFDWEAAYLKALEYRMSIIFLNGFFLIKDKLNIQLPHFILQLLEEHNYSSLDKTIKYWNNGKSWATTIPRLHYEQILLSSQDQGFSKWVYLRKIYNTYTKPNPIEPKRFLYFPERFHFLNFLSKVFSYLIKKTFGIK, from the coding sequence ATGAAACCAAATAATGAGGTTAGTGCCTTTTTAAACATAATCAACGTCTATTTTCATCCAGAAAAGAGTTTAAACCCAGACCTTTTCAAGAAAGTCAATTGGAATAAATTTCAGAAAGCTCTAGAATTTCATGCCATTAGACCAATAGTTTATGAGACATTTAAGTCCTCTCAAATTGAAGTCCCAAAGGAGGTCTTAGCAAATTTAGAAGCATTCTCTACAGCCCAAGCAGTGGCTCATTTAAGTAATTCTATTGAGCTAAAAAGATTGCAATTAGTTTTCAAAAAAGAAGCGATTAAAATGATTCCTTTTAAAGGAGTTGTTTTTCAAGATGCTCTTTACAGTAAGGGCCTAAGAGAAGCTGGAGACATAGATATTTTAGTTTCTAAAAATGATTTAGAGAAGACATTGAAACTACTTTGGAATGATAACTATAGGTTTACGTTACCCCATAGTTTTGTTACTATAGAGGATTATATTCACCTTTTTGATTCCGCACACGAACAATGTGAAACCCCCTTAATAAAGAATAACTCTCATATTGATTTACACTGGAATATTCATCACAGCTTTTTGCCCTATAATTTAGCTCCTAACTTCATTCAAAATTTAACTACTGACAGCGATAGAATATTCTGGACTCTTCTCGTTCATCATGGTGCCAAAGAGTTTTGGCTAAGGTTAAAACACTTGATTGATCTAGCTAGCTTTGTAGAAACATATGGTGAGTCATTTGATTGGGAGGCCGCTTATCTAAAGGCTTTAGAATACAGAATGTCAATTATTTTCCTAAATGGCTTTTTTCTAATAAAGGACAAATTAAACATCCAGCTGCCCCATTTTATTCTTCAATTATTAGAAGAACATAACTATTCCTCCTTAGACAAAACTATTAAATATTGGAACAATGGGAAAAGCTGGGCTACCACCATCCCAAGACTCCATTACGAACAAATTTTATTATCTTCTCAAGACCAAGGTTTCAGTAAATGGGTGTACTTAAGGAAAATATATAATACTTATACAAAACCTAACCCAATAGAACCTAAACGTTTTTTATACTTCCCAGAACGTTTTCACTTTTTGAACTTTTTAAGTAAGGTTTTCTCTTATCTAATAAAGAAAACTTTCGGTATTAAGTAA
- a CDS encoding S41 family peptidase yields the protein MLFPIGSKAQKFSADEAKEDIDVLYHKMQQVHPGLFRYQSSEAYQETYLEIKTSITDSISEADLFLTISPLIYQIKDLHTGFSHPKKWRKKHPFKLPFIMAEVEGKNLIQYNAAADTTFLRGLELLEIDGKSIESVKDLLKTNIGTDNGNEAAKQLYATKTLYAYYPKFFELKDSVDLLVRNLEKDSVMNYRLATVTTKQMGAVLARRYPEKIRKNLSYTMIDSTLSLAKIDVTSFEFKGSPFDLFQTKFKRKFKQHIKQAQKDSVEHLVLDLRSNGGGYIPNISKVMKYVASEPYKLIDTMAFNRSAYFKIFSPAKGITPLIAPLFFNKKDSIYRYRATGKPAKKKPSKLAYKGKLYVFMDAASYSATTFTISLLDDMDRATFIGTIPGGANWGSHAGSWYVAKLPNSKIRVRIPEYRIVHARANKPNESFFIQPDISVEYTLEDFDKNIDSYERVLIEKLRAD from the coding sequence ATGCTTTTCCCCATCGGGTCAAAAGCTCAGAAGTTTAGTGCGGATGAGGCAAAGGAAGATATTGATGTATTGTATCACAAAATGCAGCAGGTACACCCCGGCCTTTTTAGGTATCAATCGTCTGAGGCTTACCAAGAAACGTATTTAGAGATAAAGACTTCCATAACTGATTCTATTTCAGAAGCTGACTTATTTTTAACAATTTCGCCATTAATTTATCAAATCAAAGATTTACATACTGGTTTTTCCCATCCTAAAAAGTGGCGGAAAAAGCATCCTTTTAAGCTTCCATTCATCATGGCTGAGGTAGAAGGTAAAAACTTGATACAATATAATGCCGCTGCGGATACCACTTTTTTAAGAGGTTTGGAGCTGCTGGAGATTGACGGGAAGTCCATAGAGTCGGTTAAAGATTTATTGAAAACTAATATTGGGACAGATAATGGAAACGAGGCTGCAAAGCAATTATATGCCACAAAAACACTTTATGCTTACTACCCAAAGTTTTTTGAACTGAAAGACTCTGTCGATTTGCTAGTAAGGAATTTAGAGAAGGATTCTGTGATGAATTATAGATTAGCTACGGTCACCACAAAACAAATGGGTGCTGTTTTGGCAAGGAGATATCCAGAAAAAATCAGGAAAAACTTGTCTTATACCATGATTGATTCCACTTTATCACTGGCTAAAATTGATGTGACATCTTTCGAGTTTAAAGGCTCACCCTTCGATTTATTTCAAACCAAGTTTAAAAGGAAATTTAAGCAGCATATAAAACAAGCACAGAAAGATTCTGTGGAACATTTGGTTTTGGACCTACGGTCAAATGGGGGTGGCTATATTCCTAATATTTCGAAAGTCATGAAATATGTGGCTTCTGAACCTTATAAGCTGATAGACACAATGGCGTTTAATCGCTCAGCATATTTTAAAATATTTTCTCCTGCTAAAGGAATTACACCTTTAATAGCTCCATTGTTTTTTAATAAGAAGGATAGTATATATAGGTACAGGGCTACAGGCAAACCTGCCAAAAAGAAACCTTCAAAATTAGCTTATAAAGGGAAGCTCTATGTTTTTATGGACGCCGCATCTTATTCGGCTACTACTTTCACTATTTCGTTGCTAGACGATATGGATAGAGCCACTTTTATAGGAACTATACCAGGCGGAGCCAATTGGGGAAGTCATGCTGGTAGTTGGTACGTAGCCAAATTACCAAATAGTAAAATTAGGGTGAGGATTCCAGAATATAGGATAGTGCATGCAAGAGCAAACAAGCCAAATGAATCCTTTTTTATTCAACCAGATATTTCTGTAGAGTATACCTTAGAAGACTTTGATAAAAATATAGACAGCTACGAACGAGTGCTTATAGAAAAACTTAGGGCTGACTAA
- the uvrC gene encoding excinuclease ABC subunit UvrC, protein MAKIKFDYKSKIPLLPNEPGIYKYFDENDTIIYVGKAKNLKNRISSYFYNFDRADRKTQRLVLNIRKLEYTVVLSEWEALLLENNMIKELQPKFNILLKDDKTYPYICVTNERFPRLIKTRRIEDKKQGKMYGPYVNVKAMHALLDMFTQLYTIRTCKYNLSKENVAAKKYKLCLEYHIGNCLGPCEDLQAEADYMHEIEQVHYILKGNLAPAKEYFLRKMQESAVNQEFEKAHEYKLKQDFLDNYQAKATVVNPSIKDADVFVIQSDPDASYICYLKISNGTIIQTQTLEVKKKLEEPDDEVLEKVMFDIRLKHNSQAREIFSNIEVDTDLKAEVVVPKIGDKKKLIQMGLRNVMYYRHEKAERDAIAKSGATNRRDRVLIKLKQDLQLKELPRHIECFDNSNIQGTNPVSAMVLFRNGVPSTKEYRHYIPKTIIGPDDFGTMREVVYRRYKRLVEEKEDLPNLIVIDGGKGQLSASVAALKELGIYGQIPIIGIAKRLEEIYFPEDTLPLYIDKKSESLKLIQRCRDEAHRFSITHHRNRRSKGFINSSLESIEGIGKPTATKVLSHFKSISNLRKATEEELIALVGKDKSRRIRAFFEKDA, encoded by the coding sequence ATGGCAAAAATCAAATTCGATTATAAATCTAAAATACCCTTGCTCCCCAATGAGCCAGGTATTTATAAGTATTTCGACGAAAACGATACCATCATTTATGTTGGCAAAGCCAAAAACCTTAAGAATAGAATAAGTAGCTATTTTTACAATTTTGACCGTGCAGATAGAAAAACGCAAAGGCTAGTTTTAAATATCAGAAAACTAGAATACACCGTAGTTCTTTCAGAATGGGAAGCTCTTTTATTGGAAAATAATATGATAAAAGAACTTCAGCCGAAGTTCAACATTTTATTAAAAGACGATAAAACTTACCCTTATATATGCGTCACAAATGAACGCTTCCCGCGGCTTATTAAAACAAGACGAATAGAAGATAAAAAACAAGGGAAAATGTACGGCCCCTATGTCAATGTGAAAGCTATGCATGCTCTCTTAGACATGTTTACACAGCTTTATACCATAAGAACGTGTAAATACAACCTCTCAAAAGAAAACGTAGCTGCCAAGAAATATAAGCTCTGCCTAGAATACCATATTGGGAACTGCCTAGGGCCGTGTGAAGACCTACAGGCAGAAGCTGATTATATGCATGAAATAGAGCAAGTGCATTACATTTTAAAGGGCAACCTTGCTCCTGCTAAAGAGTATTTCCTCCGAAAAATGCAAGAATCAGCTGTTAATCAGGAGTTTGAAAAAGCTCATGAATATAAGCTCAAACAAGATTTCTTGGATAATTATCAGGCCAAGGCCACGGTAGTTAATCCATCTATAAAAGATGCTGATGTTTTTGTAATCCAGTCGGACCCAGATGCATCTTATATCTGCTACCTAAAAATCAGTAACGGTACCATTATTCAAACTCAAACACTAGAGGTAAAGAAAAAGTTAGAAGAGCCAGATGATGAGGTTTTGGAGAAAGTCATGTTTGACATACGACTGAAACATAACAGCCAAGCTAGAGAGATATTCAGTAATATAGAAGTTGACACCGACCTTAAAGCGGAAGTGGTTGTCCCAAAAATAGGTGACAAGAAAAAGCTTATTCAAATGGGCTTAAGAAATGTCATGTATTACCGCCATGAAAAAGCCGAGAGAGATGCCATAGCCAAAAGTGGTGCTACCAATAGGCGTGACAGAGTTTTAATAAAACTCAAACAAGATTTACAGCTTAAAGAGCTTCCAAGGCATATAGAATGCTTTGATAACTCCAATATTCAGGGAACTAACCCTGTCTCTGCCATGGTACTTTTTAGAAATGGAGTGCCAAGCACTAAAGAGTATCGTCATTATATTCCCAAAACCATTATAGGACCTGACGATTTCGGAACCATGCGTGAGGTGGTTTATAGAAGATATAAAAGGCTAGTAGAAGAGAAAGAAGATTTGCCAAACCTCATTGTGATTGACGGTGGCAAAGGTCAACTTTCGGCGTCAGTTGCAGCTTTAAAGGAATTAGGTATCTATGGTCAAATCCCTATTATTGGTATAGCGAAAAGACTGGAAGAAATATATTTCCCGGAAGACACCCTTCCACTTTATATTGATAAGAAATCGGAGTCGCTAAAACTTATTCAACGCTGCCGTGATGAAGCTCACCGTTTCAGTATTACACATCACCGAAACAGGAGAAGTAAAGGATTTATTAATAGTAGCCTAGAGTCTATTGAAGGAATTGGAAAACCTACTGCCACCAAAGTACTTAGTCACTTCAAAAGTATTTCAAACTTAAGAAAAGCCACTGAAGAAGAGTTAATAGCTTTAGTGGGTAAAGATAAATCGAGAAGGATTAGAGCCTTTTTCGAGAAAGATGCCTAA
- a CDS encoding YtxH domain-containing protein, whose product MSKSSGSFLAFIAGLAAGTAIGILYAPEKGEVTRDKLSDTLGKYRVQLEEFIADLIERGDEVAIEMAGGGDVDSKAKADGKKVVNEARQKAEKLLEDVETLMSQIKSKA is encoded by the coding sequence ATGAGTAAATCGTCAGGTTCATTTTTAGCATTCATAGCGGGTCTTGCAGCAGGTACTGCTATTGGAATTTTATATGCTCCAGAAAAAGGAGAGGTAACAAGAGACAAACTGTCTGATACTTTAGGAAAATACCGTGTCCAGTTAGAAGAATTTATTGCCGACCTAATAGAAAGAGGTGATGAAGTAGCTATAGAAATGGCCGGTGGCGGAGATGTAGATAGCAAAGCAAAAGCAGACGGTAAAAAAGTAGTGAACGAAGCTCGTCAAAAAGCCGAAAAATTACTGGAAGATGTAGAAACTTTGATGTCACAGATTAAATCAAAAGCATGA
- the nusB gene encoding transcription antitermination factor NusB — protein sequence MLNRRLIRIRAMQSLYAYEQSKKANFLLAQDLIHEAFAPDLNSMQVQDRVKLQGLTKLGLQQLVDDFSIEGDKDDFEQPNEVKLAVSQASSYFLEKNKQDFNHLILRTAKEADKVFEIYYMLLNLYLALAEMSDRDIAHTGKSRLSANKLVKEFAISPELHNMTLRQTFRWDEEMDFVKSLYNQVLKKNPKYLEYCEKLNHTLEEDTALLKYLVKNVFLKNEVSANFFEGQYLYWSEDKETLRAMVAHSFQNYAENNQLTIAQPDETWQERKDFLMVLFKNGVKEEEELMRTILPSLKNWEYDRIAETDKILLKIALIEMKEFPGIPIKVTINEIIEIAKTYSTPKSGQFVNGVLDRLSKELVAKGDIKKSGRGMLDNK from the coding sequence ATGCTGAACCGACGTCTTATTCGAATTAGGGCTATGCAATCTTTATACGCCTATGAGCAATCAAAAAAGGCTAATTTCCTATTAGCTCAAGATTTGATTCATGAAGCTTTTGCTCCCGATCTTAACTCTATGCAGGTGCAAGACCGAGTAAAACTTCAGGGCTTGACAAAATTAGGACTTCAGCAATTGGTAGATGATTTCTCCATTGAAGGAGACAAAGACGACTTTGAACAACCAAACGAGGTCAAATTAGCCGTCAGCCAAGCTTCTAGCTACTTTCTAGAGAAAAACAAGCAAGATTTCAATCACCTTATTTTACGCACTGCGAAAGAAGCTGATAAAGTTTTTGAAATTTATTACATGCTCCTGAATTTATATTTGGCCTTGGCAGAAATGTCAGACAGAGATATAGCCCATACAGGAAAAAGCAGATTGAGTGCTAATAAATTAGTCAAAGAATTTGCAATTAGTCCTGAGCTACATAACATGACCCTGCGTCAGACTTTTAGGTGGGATGAAGAAATGGACTTTGTCAAGAGTCTTTACAACCAAGTTTTAAAGAAAAACCCGAAGTATCTGGAATACTGCGAAAAACTAAATCACACTTTAGAGGAAGACACAGCTCTGCTAAAGTATTTAGTAAAAAACGTGTTCTTGAAAAATGAGGTTTCTGCTAACTTTTTTGAAGGGCAATACCTTTACTGGTCTGAAGACAAAGAAACGCTTAGAGCAATGGTAGCTCATAGTTTTCAAAACTATGCGGAAAACAATCAACTAACCATAGCTCAACCAGATGAAACCTGGCAGGAAAGAAAAGATTTTCTGATGGTTTTATTTAAAAACGGCGTTAAAGAAGAAGAAGAACTTATGCGGACTATATTGCCTAGCCTTAAAAACTGGGAGTATGATAGAATAGCCGAAACCGATAAGATTCTATTAAAGATAGCTTTAATAGAGATGAAGGAGTTTCCTGGCATTCCGATTAAAGTGACGATCAATGAAATAATAGAAATAGCCAAAACATACAGTACACCTAAAAGTGGACAATTTGTAAATGGTGTATTAGACAGGCTTTCAAAAGAGTTAGTGGCCAAAGGCGACATCAAGAAGTCTGGACGTGGTATGTTGGATAATAAATAA
- a CDS encoding DUF3822 family protein, with protein sequence MIEDIGYIEPVLLIKPEKFSIENIEQYELHIEIGTTFFRFAIKDQDIFISLEDFQYPLDQTKTEFIKAIFNEHPYLSARFWNNIKVILHSTKKTVVPAKLDIEQANQVWEALYGKPEANTSILYTSIGKNSVVFQTNTEQLDFLFGFYSDKKIIITLAESLLPITENQETYLLFDGKGCHITYSKPQLNCYYASDWRKLDKNRNDQNLLLIGEITEYATEFKQLTNEIIHAKKASLKPSIRLSSDFSQIAHFRYFIILNS encoded by the coding sequence TTGATTGAAGATATAGGATATATAGAACCGGTTTTGCTTATAAAGCCAGAAAAATTTTCGATAGAAAATATAGAGCAATATGAGCTCCATATCGAAATAGGTACTACGTTTTTCAGATTCGCTATTAAGGACCAAGACATATTCATTAGTCTGGAAGACTTTCAATATCCTTTAGATCAAACGAAAACAGAGTTTATTAAGGCCATTTTTAACGAGCACCCTTATTTGTCTGCAAGGTTTTGGAATAACATCAAAGTAATTCTTCATTCCACAAAAAAAACGGTGGTTCCCGCTAAGCTAGATATTGAACAAGCTAATCAGGTTTGGGAGGCACTCTATGGAAAGCCAGAGGCTAATACAAGTATTCTTTATACTAGCATTGGTAAGAATTCTGTAGTTTTTCAAACAAACACTGAGCAATTAGATTTTCTTTTTGGATTCTATAGTGATAAAAAAATCATTATTACACTTGCTGAAAGCCTACTCCCAATTACTGAAAATCAAGAAACCTATTTACTTTTTGATGGAAAGGGTTGTCATATAACCTACAGTAAACCACAACTGAACTGTTATTACGCTTCTGATTGGAGAAAATTAGATAAAAACAGAAACGACCAGAATTTGCTATTAATAGGAGAAATAACGGAATATGCTACCGAATTTAAGCAGCTGACAAACGAAATAATTCATGCCAAGAAAGCCTCACTAAAACCTAGCATTAGATTGTCTTCTGATTTTTCGCAAATCGCACATTTTAGATATTTTATCATATTAAATTCCTGA
- the nagA gene encoding N-acetylglucosamine-6-phosphate deacetylase, whose translation MLPLNYNNQSLMPSISTKRLFTAGTILLNKTIHFENGKITGIENALGTPTFENISAAFFDTHINGGEKLYLTEEVSLEAIDDIFTASLKTGTFYVLPCVITSSPENILKGLAAIKEYISLNPKSGVVGLHLEGPFLNPVKRGAHLAKYVRKPSNEELAGILEAGKGIIKLITIAPEQFTDEQIKMIQATGICISAGHSDATNVEANHAFDLGINLVTHLFNAMSGLHHRKPGLVGATLARKEVWAPIILDGKHCDFDAAKVAFNAKPDKLFIISDALFLGQKKMKFKWEEFDATLINGEYINSDGNLAGSAVSMGECIKNAVEQVEIPLETAIDMATERPAKAIGLAENICKIDVGYPSIFTSFNDDLNTFEVLNMV comes from the coding sequence ATGCTACCTTTAAATTATAACAATCAAAGCCTAATGCCTTCCATTTCTACTAAAAGACTTTTTACCGCAGGAACCATTCTTCTGAACAAAACCATTCATTTTGAAAACGGTAAGATTACAGGGATTGAAAACGCCCTTGGCACGCCAACTTTTGAAAACATATCCGCCGCTTTCTTTGATACACATATTAATGGTGGTGAAAAACTGTATTTGACAGAAGAAGTAAGCCTTGAAGCTATTGACGATATTTTTACAGCTTCCCTAAAAACGGGCACATTTTACGTTTTGCCCTGCGTCATTACCTCTTCTCCAGAAAATATTTTGAAAGGCTTAGCCGCTATTAAGGAATACATAAGCTTAAACCCAAAATCTGGTGTGGTTGGATTACACTTAGAGGGTCCTTTCCTAAATCCAGTAAAAAGGGGGGCACATTTAGCCAAGTATGTAAGAAAACCAAGTAATGAAGAACTAGCAGGCATTCTGGAGGCAGGAAAAGGTATTATTAAATTAATTACCATTGCCCCTGAACAATTCACCGACGAGCAGATAAAAATGATTCAGGCTACCGGAATTTGTATTTCGGCTGGGCACTCTGATGCTACTAATGTTGAAGCTAACCATGCATTTGATTTAGGAATCAATTTGGTGACCCATCTCTTTAATGCCATGTCTGGTTTACATCACAGAAAACCTGGCCTAGTGGGTGCCACACTAGCTCGAAAGGAAGTTTGGGCTCCTATTATTCTAGACGGAAAACACTGTGATTTTGATGCAGCAAAAGTGGCTTTCAATGCCAAACCAGATAAGCTTTTTATAATTTCTGATGCCCTATTTTTGGGTCAAAAGAAAATGAAATTTAAATGGGAGGAATTTGACGCCACACTTATAAATGGAGAATACATTAACTCTGATGGGAACTTAGCAGGCTCTGCAGTTTCTATGGGTGAATGTATTAAAAATGCCGTAGAGCAGGTTGAAATTCCACTTGAAACCGCAATTGACATGGCCACAGAAAGACCAGCAAAAGCTATTGGTCTAGCGGAAAACATCTGTAAAATAGATGTAGGTTATCCTTCTATTTTCACTTCGTTTAATGACGATCTGAATACTTTTGAAGTACTTAATATGGTTTAG